One window of the Nocardia huaxiensis genome contains the following:
- a CDS encoding acetoacetate decarboxylase family protein: MAEAHPVQGEQVRMPVEIRHADASSALFLVDANAAAELLAPAGLAPLAVWPGKAICSLAFIRYVDGDLGPYHEFAFSLMARQSGRRHSTGAYIHWLPVNQSFTCEAGQSIWGFPKLMADIDITPVRGGHRCEVRLDGRLVVALRVADGLPMPAGAGGASIDAYTHRNGILRRTPWLMDPAQVRGRPGGARVELGDHPVADQLRALGLPKTALFSSRIGQLRMTFADATTVLQTREG, from the coding sequence ATGGCAGAGGCGCACCCCGTACAGGGCGAACAAGTCCGCATGCCGGTCGAAATCCGTCACGCCGACGCCAGTTCGGCACTGTTCCTGGTGGACGCGAACGCCGCGGCCGAACTGCTCGCACCCGCCGGACTCGCACCCCTGGCGGTGTGGCCCGGCAAAGCGATCTGCTCGCTGGCCTTCATCCGCTACGTCGACGGCGACCTCGGCCCGTACCACGAATTCGCGTTCTCGCTCATGGCCCGGCAATCCGGGCGGCGGCACAGCACCGGGGCCTACATCCACTGGCTGCCGGTCAACCAGAGCTTCACCTGCGAAGCCGGGCAATCGATCTGGGGCTTCCCCAAACTCATGGCCGACATCGACATCACACCCGTACGCGGCGGCCACCGCTGCGAGGTCCGCCTCGACGGGCGGCTCGTCGTCGCCCTGCGCGTGGCCGACGGCCTGCCCATGCCCGCCGGAGCCGGTGGGGCCTCCATCGACGCCTACACGCATCGCAACGGAATCCTCAGGCGCACACCGTGGCTCATGGATCCCGCACAGGTGCGCGGCCGCCCCGGCGGCGCTCGCGTGGAACTCGGCGACCATCCCGTCGCCGACCAGCTCCGCGCCCTCGGACTACCCAAGACCGCCCTTTTCTCCAGCCGAATCGGGCAACTCCGCATGACTTTCGCCGACGCCACCACGGTGTTGCAGACCCGGGAGGGATGA
- a CDS encoding SDR family NAD(P)-dependent oxidoreductase, with protein MTRLALVTGAASGMGRIVAQRLAAAGWEVAAVDLNGDGLGETAKRSPNMHTYTCDVSDPDQVRAVVEKVRSEHGTIDRLVHAAGMAHVHASALDHDVRQIKKMMDVNYIGTVNLCQAIIPTMKKAGTGEVILFASVAGWLPSPGMAGYSASKFAVVGFIDSLAYELKDSGIRLLGLCPPMVETPFLESIRKENESVLGGAGGMSPEGVVDALEKALSKPKNPLFVFPGQAYPTYLMRRFMPGVLRALVARMVKPTD; from the coding sequence ATGACTCGACTAGCTCTCGTCACCGGAGCGGCCAGCGGCATGGGCCGCATCGTCGCCCAGCGACTCGCCGCCGCCGGATGGGAGGTCGCCGCCGTCGACCTCAATGGCGACGGCCTCGGCGAAACCGCCAAGCGGTCACCCAACATGCACACCTACACCTGCGACGTCTCCGATCCGGACCAGGTGCGGGCGGTCGTGGAGAAGGTGCGCTCCGAACACGGCACCATCGATCGGCTCGTGCACGCCGCCGGCATGGCGCATGTGCACGCCTCCGCACTCGACCACGATGTGCGGCAGATCAAGAAGATGATGGACGTCAACTACATCGGCACCGTCAACCTCTGCCAGGCCATCATTCCCACCATGAAGAAGGCGGGCACCGGCGAGGTCATCCTTTTCGCCTCCGTCGCCGGTTGGTTGCCCTCGCCGGGCATGGCGGGCTACTCCGCCTCCAAGTTCGCGGTCGTCGGATTCATCGACAGCCTCGCCTACGAGCTGAAGGACAGCGGCATCCGCCTGCTCGGCCTGTGCCCGCCGATGGTGGAAACGCCCTTCCTGGAATCGATTCGGAAAGAGAACGAGTCCGTCCTCGGCGGCGCGGGCGGCATGAGCCCCGAAGGCGTCGTCGACGCCCTCGAGAAGGCGCTGTCCAAGCCCAAGAACCCGCTGTTCGTCTTCCCCGGCCAGGCGTACCCCACCTACCTCATGCGGCGATTCATGCCCGGCGTGCTGCGCGCCCTCGTCGCCCGCATGGTGAAGCCGACGGACTAG